GAAAGCCGTGCGCTTTCCAGATTTTTTTGCCTAAACCAGGGACTGATCAGCGCAAGAAGTATAAAAGACCAGAATAAAATGGCAACAATGTTATTTGCTTCATTCATCATGCACTCCCCTCCATTGCTATTATATAATAAGATTGCAGATTTGCAATGAGAGATGATGTTTTGAGGAAGTATTTAAAATGGTGTGTATCGTATTTTGCGAAACTTACGTTAGGAGTTGTTGTTTTGTAATATGGGAGTTTAGATTTTTTATTTAACTTACGGATTTTAGTAGAAGAAAAAAGTTTTATGTAAAATGGTGTTTGTATACTTCAGTATGAAGATTTGATATAAATAAAAATGCCTCTCGCAAGGAGAGGCATTTTTATTCTATTTTTAGATATTAATATCCTGCTCCTGGATATTGTGGAGCAGCTGGCATTGGTTTTTCTTCTTTGGGAATGCTTGTAACGATGGATTCTGTACTTATAAGGAGTGATGCAATGCTTTCTGCATTTTGTAGAGCAATTCTTACGACTTTGAGTGGGTCGATAATGCCTGCCTTGAACATATCTTCAAATTTTCCTGTTTCTGCATTAAATCCTGTGTTCTTCTTGGATTCCAATACTTTATGAAGTGCAATAACTCCGTCGTATCCTGCATTCTGTGCAATGAGTTTTATTGGCTCTTTTAATGCTTTTTTTACAATTTCAATACCTGTTTTTTCGTCTTCTTCTGCTTTAATTGTATCAAGAGCATGGAGCGTGTTTAAATATATTGTTCCTCCGCCTACTACAATGCCTTCTGCAAGGGCTGCTTTTGTTGCGGCTACTGCGTCTTCTACTTTATGCTTCATTTCCTTCATCTCTGTTTCTGTAGCGCCGCCTACCTTAATGATTGCAACGCCTCCAGCAAGTTTTGCAAGCCTTTCTTCCAATTTCTCTTTGTCATAATTTGAAGTTGTTGTTTTAACTTGCTCCTTAATTTGGTTGATTCTTGCATCTATATCTTTTTTGTTTCCTTTCCCACCGACAATTGTTGTATTATCTTTATCTACTTTTATGGTGTCTGCTTTTCCTAGCATATCAAGCGTTACACTTTCAAATTTAAGTCCGAGATCTTCTGATATGACTTGCCCCCCCGTAAGAATTGCAATGTCCTGAAGCATTGCTTTTCTTCTGTCGCCAAATCCAGGTGCTTTCACTGCTACGCAGGAGAAAGTCCCCTTTATTTTATTAAGTACCAGTGTTGCAAGGGCTTCACCAGTTAAATCATCTGCAATAATGACGAATGGTCTACCTTTCTGGACAATTTTTTCTAAAAGTGGCAAAAAATCCTGTACTGAAGATATTTTTTTGTCTGTGATGACTATAAAAGGATCTTTTAATTCTGTTTCCATTCTGTCGGGATCAGTCACAAAATATGGTGATACATATCCCCTATCAAATTGCATACCCTCAACTGTTTTTACATCAATGCCTAAGGTTTGTGATTCTTCGACTGTGATAACACCATTTTTACCCACTTTTTCTAAGGCGTTTGCAATGGCGGTGCCTATTTCTTGATGTTTTGAAGATACTGTTCCAATTTGTGCGATTTCTTCATTTGTGCTGATGTCTTTTTTAAGATGCTGCATTTCTTCTACTACTGTTTTTACAGCTTTATCCATTCCCTTTTTGAGGAGCAATGGGCCTGCACCGGCAGTAACATTTTTTATTCCTTCGTTGATCATTACTTGCGCTAGCACTGTTGCAGTTGTTGTGCCATCACCTGCGATATCTTCTGTCTTGGATGCCACTTCTTTTACAAGCTGTGCACCAATATTCTCATTCGGATCCTCTAATTCAATTTCCTTTGCAATAGTCACACCGTCATCAGAGAGTAATGGAGAACCAAACTTCCTCTCTAATGCTACGTGTCTTCCTTTTGGCCCAAGTGTAACTTTTACTGTATTTGTTAATTTGTCGACACCATCTTTTATGGCCTTTCTTACATCTGTGCTAAATAGAATTTGTTTTGCCTCCATGTTTTGCCTCCTTATTTAAGAATTGCTAAAATGTCGTTTTCGGAAAGGATCAAATATTTTTCCCCTTCCAATTTTACTTCTGTTCCCGCATACTTGGAGAAAATCACCATATCTCCCTTTTTTACTTCAAGAGGGACTTTTTTCCCACTATCAAGCATTCTACCGCTGCCTACTGCCACGACTTTACCTTTTTGTGGTTTCTCTTTCGCTGTATCTGGCAGTACAATGCCTGATTTTGTTTTTTCTTCAGATTCTTCAATTTGCACTGCAAGATGATCGCCAATTGGTTCAATTTTAGCCATACTAAAACCTCCTTTTCTGTTATATTTATTATTTTTAGCACTTCATTACCTTGAGTGCTAAATATATTATATGAAATTTGGTTCCCATGTCAATACTTTAAAATAAAAATTTTTAAAATGTTAGCACATACTTATTAAACCATTGAAAATATTTTTGTACAACATTGTCTTTTTAAAATAGATTGAAACTCAAAAATTTTACAATAAGTTGAAAGCAATATATTTTTTTATATAATTTACATCCTTATTTTCTTTGAAAGTTTAGTGATATTTGTTATTATATGGGCGAGTAATAAAAAAATGAAAAATGCAAATATTGTATCATATAGCGAGAAAGAGACGAGAACAATTGGTGAGAATCTTGCAATGCATCTTATTGGTAGCGGTATTAAGAAGGGAGTACTATTCCTTGAAGGTAAATTAGGTGCCGGTAAAACCGTTTTTGCGAAAGGATTTGCTGGAGGATTGGGCGTAGAAGAAAATATTGATAGTCCTACATTTGTTTTTATTAGAGAGTATTGTTCAGGAAAAGTACCTTTCTATCATTTTGATTTGTATAGATTGAAGGATCTTGAGGAGATTGATGAGTTAGGTTTTTTTGAATACTTTGATAGAGATGGATTTATTCTTATTGAGTGGGCAGAAAAAATGAAGAATTATATTAAACCATCTATCGAAATCCGGATAGAGAAAGCAGGCAAGAATAAAAGAATTCTTTCTGTAGAAATATTAGAGCAGGGAGTGAATATTAATGAATGGACTTTGTATTAATAATGCGTTTTCTCCTACGATGATTGTATTTTCTTCTGAGGAAAAGCTATTTTTTTCCGTAGCAGAAAATCCTCCCTTAAAGCAGCCAAATAATATTCTTTATGTAGTGGAAAGTATGATGGAGCTTTTTTCTTTTTCTCCAAAGGATATTGATTTTATATCGGTTGTAAAAGGACCTGGTAGTTTTACAGGAACACGTATTGGTGTGGTGGAAGGGAAAATGCTTGCTTTTTTGCTCAATATACCTTTAGTTGCCTTAAATTCACTTGAGCTTATTGCATCGGGTTTTGAGAAAGAAGTGGTTCCGGTTATCCCTGTTGGGAGAAACGCATATTTTGCCTCTCGTTTTAATTTTGGAAAACGAATAGAACAGGATTTATGCACAAATCTGGAGGAATTGTTGCAAATAGAAACCACAATTATCACCCCTGTGAGTTCTTTGAGAAATGTTTTAAAGGGGAAAAGTGTGATTGTGCATATTCCAACTTTTAATGAATTTGCAAAAAAATCTTTCGAGAAGTTTACAGAGGGAAATATAGTGGATGATCCTCTTTCTCTTACTCCCAC
The Caldisericota bacterium genome window above contains:
- the groL gene encoding chaperonin GroEL (60 kDa chaperone family; promotes refolding of misfolded polypeptides especially under stressful conditions; forms two stacked rings of heptamers to form a barrel-shaped 14mer; ends can be capped by GroES; misfolded proteins enter the barrel where they are refolded when GroES binds), with protein sequence MEAKQILFSTDVRKAIKDGVDKLTNTVKVTLGPKGRHVALERKFGSPLLSDDGVTIAKEIELEDPNENIGAQLVKEVASKTEDIAGDGTTTATVLAQVMINEGIKNVTAGAGPLLLKKGMDKAVKTVVEEMQHLKKDISTNEEIAQIGTVSSKHQEIGTAIANALEKVGKNGVITVEESQTLGIDVKTVEGMQFDRGYVSPYFVTDPDRMETELKDPFIVITDKKISSVQDFLPLLEKIVQKGRPFVIIADDLTGEALATLVLNKIKGTFSCVAVKAPGFGDRRKAMLQDIAILTGGQVISEDLGLKFESVTLDMLGKADTIKVDKDNTTIVGGKGNKKDIDARINQIKEQVKTTTSNYDKEKLEERLAKLAGGVAIIKVGGATETEMKEMKHKVEDAVAATKAALAEGIVVGGGTIYLNTLHALDTIKAEEDEKTGIEIVKKALKEPIKLIAQNAGYDGVIALHKVLESKKNTGFNAETGKFEDMFKAGIIDPLKVVRIALQNAESIASLLISTESIVTSIPKEEKPMPAAPQYPGAGY
- the groES gene encoding co-chaperone GroES; protein product: MAKIEPIGDHLAVQIEESEEKTKSGIVLPDTAKEKPQKGKVVAVGSGRMLDSGKKVPLEVKKGDMVIFSKYAGTEVKLEGEKYLILSENDILAILK
- the tsaE gene encoding tRNA (adenosine(37)-N6)-threonylcarbamoyltransferase complex ATPase subunit type 1 TsaE; translation: MKNANIVSYSEKETRTIGENLAMHLIGSGIKKGVLFLEGKLGAGKTVFAKGFAGGLGVEENIDSPTFVFIREYCSGKVPFYHFDLYRLKDLEEIDELGFFEYFDRDGFILIEWAEKMKNYIKPSIEIRIEKAGKNKRILSVEILEQGVNINEWTLY
- the tsaB gene encoding tRNA (adenosine(37)-N6)-threonylcarbamoyltransferase complex dimerization subunit type 1 TsaB, yielding MNGLCINNAFSPTMIVFSSEEKLFFSVAENPPLKQPNNILYVVESMMELFSFSPKDIDFISVVKGPGSFTGTRIGVVEGKMLAFLLNIPLVALNSLELIASGFEKEVVPVIPVGRNAYFASRFNFGKRIEQDLCTNLEELLQIETTIITPVSSLRNVLKGKSVIVHIPTFNEFAKKSFEKFTEGNIVDDPLSLTPTYLRSVNLIFKGKK